A segment of the Lolium perenne isolate Kyuss_39 chromosome 3, Kyuss_2.0, whole genome shotgun sequence genome:
CTTCTAGTTTCTTATTACTGAATTTGTTGCTTAAGCTGATGTTGTATGTTGAAATGCTAGGTCTTCTTTAGCTCGTGGCATCAGCAATGGTGAGTTAGCTGAGAGCCTGATGGCGTTCAACACTAATTATCGTGATACAGGATTATTTGGCATCTATACTACTGCTCCGGTAAAGTTTGTTTCTCAATCTTATTTTCAGTTGCTTGAACATTTGAATCACTTCAATAACTTGCTTAAAATCTGATATGATTATTTTCTATCTTGATGTCAGCTAACGAGTAACGGTTATCTTTTCTATTAAGTTCACTGCAATATTTTCCATTGCAGTGCTTACCTGAATAGTGTTTAGTTTTAATATGGAATATTCTAGTGGTGGTGCTCTTCTACTTTAAGTAACAGATTTGTATAAGTAATGACTGAATTTGTGTATAATTGCCACTTACGGGGAATGTGTAAGCTGTGAGTTAATAACATATGATTAATTAGCAAACTCGTAGATCTTTTAGGCAACTTATTGTTTACCCTCATAGCATCTGAATTGGCTACAAGTTCGAGAAACATGCCAATCACTTACATGTGCTCTATGCAAATTTCTTCAAATTTTGAAGTGATTATATAATTGTACCAGCAGCGGAGATGAGTTAAGTTAAGCTATGGATTTGGACCAAACTACCCCTGTAAAACTTTATCTTACAGTTTTTGTATTCTGATTGCAGCCTGATGCACTACATGACCTGTCACGGTTAATAATGGAAGAATTCAGAAGACTTGCATTCAGAGTGTCAGAGACAGAGGTTGTTCGTGCTCGTAATCAGGTATCTGTGGTTTCAAGGGGTTTTTCCCTAAATTTATATATTTCTCTTTATTGCCTGGTTTTCCCCGTGAATATTTATGGAAGACAAAACAGCGTAGTTTCTCCTACATTTTTGTTAATAACTAATTAAATATTAGAGAAAATTCTTGTTATAATTTGGTTGATTCGAACATGTACTTGTAGTGGTCTAGTTTGTTTAATAGGATGATGCTTCTCTGTGTTATTATGCATTTTGGATCTCACGTGATAGTAGATATGTTTCTGCTTTATATTCGTTCCGTCAATCAGTTATCTGTTTCTCCATTATATTTTGCTAGTACTATTATTGTTGCTAAGCTCATGTTACCCTACTTCACAGCAGCAGTGACAAGGTGACTGCATGTAATATAGTTAAAAATACTGGTGATTGATCTACGCATCTTCAGCAATAGTTAAACAAGCAACAAGCTCATCAACAGCAAACCTCTTTCCTTTTTTGAAAACAGCTTGTGCTTAATAATCTATAGGATATTGCAGTATGTTGTTTCGATAGAATCATTAGTTACGTTGCATGTTATTCAAACATTTTCTACAATTGGAACATCAACCTGCAATCTCGTCACTTGCAAGAGATCCTCATGTTTTTCTTGGCCTCACTTGGAAGCAACATGTTCTGTTTGCACATGTTTCAATTAGAGAAAAAAGTAGGTAACAAGAACTCTACCTTTTTTTACCCTTTTCAGTTGAAATCTTCTCTTTTACTCCATATTGATGGATCAACTGCGGTTTCTGAGAATAATGGTCGCCAGGTATGCATAGTCTACTCTTGTGTTGGCATTCTCAGTAATGATAGCTACTATTCTCCCGATTAACAAAACTTGCACACAACCATCTCGTGCAGATGCTAACCTATGGACGAGTAATGCCATTCTTGGAGCTTTTTGCTCGAATTGATGCTGTTGACTGCGCTGCGATAATGGAAACAGCCAATGACTTCATAGTTGATAAGGTAGATTTCGTAAGGCTCGATTTGTGGTTGTTGAACTGTGGTGCGCTTAAATTATTCTGTAATTTGCTATGGAAAAATAGCCACCGATGCAAGAAAAGGCTGGTTGGGGGCAAACATGATTATCATAATCCGCCACAACATCAAATGTGGCCTAAACTCGTTGTCTTACTAATAGTAATGCAGTAACGCTGAGTAATCCAGCGATTCTGAAGTTTATGCACTCACGTGTTTGACATTTTTTTCAGGATGTTGCCCTTGCTGCAGTCGGACCGGTCTCTAATTTGCCAGAGCTGAGTTGGTTTCGCTCACAGACAAGTTCCGATGAGAAATTTACTGCTAAACTGTTTTCGCTGGGCGCGTAAAATAACTGAAGCTGCTGCTCCGGGATATTGTTGTTGTAACTCTAGTATACTGTTTATGAATTGATAGCTAGCTTAAAGAGTTTTAGTTATTCCTTACAGATATGGGTTCTTTTGTGCTTGCACGCTATTTATTTTTATAGTACTCCctccctggaggtggcgttttggcacacgcgtgcatatgcacccattatagaaaataataaaaaaataattttaaaaatgtcaaaaaaatctgacataaattttttggtatatatcgtgacatcctatgttcgttcacaagttttcgtggaaaaacaataTTTTGTGTGttgtgtacaaaaaagacaaaaaaatgtcatgtatgtagtcgtgttacagcatcaaaatttatcttttttacatgaGCCACAGAAAAATGTTTTTTCTTTTgaaaacttatgtaccaacataaaatgtctagatgtacatataaaaatttagtttagaattttttaacACTTTAAAATGTGGATTCACAGAATGGAAGCATATGCttctatgagccaaagtgcatttcccTCCCTCCAGTCTATAATAAGTGTCGGTGGAACTAAGTTGTACTAAATCGCCGATAAATATTATGGATAGGATGGAGTATTAAAATGTGCAAATAACTTTATTCTTAGATTCCTCACTTTCACGTGATTTTGAACCCGGAATCGCCTTCAAACTTCACTTGAGGGCTCTTTGATCAAGGTAATCTCATGTTACAAATTTTGTAGGATTTCATTCCTTTGGAAAATTTTCAGCTTGTTTAGTTTGTCCGATACATATTACTTGATGTTTAAGTGGATGGTATCACAACTACAATCTGTCTAGATGCATCtatattagcatcaagtaatatgaatcggagggaataTTACAAACCATACGATCTTTTTTCAAGGGATTTTTTCCCTTGCgttctacatcatgaagaattcttTGTTTATGTGACAACTATGTCATCCCGATTCTGTATTTTTTTATATTCCTGGCTTTTAGAATTCTGCAAACAAAAGAGACTCATTAACATAATAAACTACTAGGAAAATATATTAGAAAAGAAGATTAGTTTTAACTTTTAAGTGAATATGATAATTTTTAAAATCTTAGGTTATGGCTTCATACTTTTCATAGCCTGTTAAAAATGGTACTCCGGTTCCTCTAAAGAAAAATGGTACTCCGTACTCCGATTTGGGACCTGTTTATGGACGGAGTACAATATTTGGCTTCAGTCATATAGGCCAGATGTCCACAATGTTGTCCTAGAAATGTGTGTGAACGGGGCAGAGTTGAGCGGATATAGACGAAAAAGCTCCTTTTTTCTACTGATGAATGCATGGGGAGCATTGCTGCCTGCCGTGCCTTTCTCTAAACTCAGTCGGACTGACAGCCATCGCTAGGCTTTCAACAGTAATCACCAGCTATTCAGTGAGTGAATGCTGATCAGTGACCACTGGATCGCTCTTCATTTAGTGGCAGCAAGAAGCTAGATGCTGCTGCCTGCTGTTTCAATGCGCAGATTTTAAGCAGAAACCGTCCCTTGCCGATGAGCGCTGTGCGTGCCCAGCAGTTTCCGCTCTCCTTGGCGCCGTTCCCTGGAAGGACAAATGGGCTCACGCCGCTCACGTTCCCGCGCCACCATCACCCTCCGCGCCTTCCCCTCCTGAACGAACCTCTCACATTAATCCTTCATCACGCACTCGGCCGTTGCACAATCAACTCCTCCGTCTGTCCTTCCCTTGTGCTACCGATCTGGTACGTACATACATTCTGGCCTGACCGCCTCCTTCAAACAGCTAGCTTCGCTCCATCTTATCATTTCTCTCTGCTTCTGTTCCATGGCACTACGCGTGCCCCTCATCATGCTGGCGCTCCTCGCCGCTGCCTGTGTCTCCTCACCTGTCCCGAGTCCCGACGCCGTGCCGCTGCTCGCGTTCAAGTCCGCGTGCGCCGGCCATGGCATCGCTGCGCTCGACTCCTGGACAGAGTCCTCCGACCCTTGCTCCGGCGAGTGGCGTGGAGTCACTTGCCAGCGGCCCTCCTCCCCCGGCCACCCTCGTGTCCGTGGCATCGTTCTTGAAGGCCTCGGCCTCGGCGGTAATGCCGGCGCTCTCGCCGCGCTCGCGGATCTCCCAGCGCTCTCGTTCCTTAGCCTCAAGAACAACACCTTCACGGGATCGCTCCACGATGTGGACTTCTCCCCCGTGGCGCCGCACCTCAAGCTCCTCTACCTCTCCGGCAACGCCTTCTCGGGGCGGTTTCCCCAGTCCATCCTACGGCTCCGCCACCTGCGCCGCCTCGACCTCGCCGGCAATCGGCTCACCGGCACGATTCCGCCCGAGATCGGCCATCGCCTCCGCGCGCTCGTCACGCTGCGTCTCGCGCGCAATTCGTTCGTCGGCCCCCTGCCGACCTCTTTGGAAGCGATGACAATGCTTGCCGAGCTCAACGTCTCGGGCAACCACCTGAGCGGGCAGATTCCGAAGCGCCTCACGGCGGCCTTCCCTGCGTCGTCGTTTACGGGCAACCCCGAGCTTTGCGGCGCCCCTATGCGTCGCCGGTGCAGCCGACAGCAGCAGAGAGGCGATGGCGAGACAACGCGCGGACAGATGGGGAGGAGGAGCTCCCGCTACCGGTGGATGGTGGTGGTGATCATGGCGGCGGTGGGCGCGGCTGTCGCCACGCTGATCGCCACGGCACTGTGCGCGGTACTGTggtggaagaagaagaggaagcccaCGACGCCGCGCGCGAACTCGCGCGCCAGCTCGACGTCGGCGTCGCGGGAGGAGACGGTGCGCTTCGACGGGTGCTGCGAGGAGTTCGACGTGAGGGCGCTCATGATGGGGGCCGCGGAGATGCTGGGCAAAGGCGCGGCCGCGACGACATACCGCGTGTTCATGGGGGGCCAACACGACGTGAGCGACGACCACGCTGGGGTGGTGGAGAAGGCGGAGGGCGAGGCGGTGGTGGTGAAGAGGCTGAGGAGGAGGGAGGGCGCCACACGGGAGGACGAGAGGCGGCGGAGGGAGCTGGTGAGGGAGATGGGCTCGTGGCGGCACGCCAACATCGTCAACCTGCGCGCGTTCTACGCGTCGGCGGAGGAGCTTCTCCTCGTCTTCGACTACATCCCACACGGCAGCCTCCACGATCTCCTCCATGGTCAGTAGCCTCTCCGTCTCTCATCGGCCGTACGTGCATGTCAACTTGCAAACTTGTCACGTCATGTTTTCTAATGTCTGCACGACTGAGCAGAGAACCGGGGGCCGGCACGAATCCCTCTGGACTGGCAGACGAGACTGAAGCTGGCGCAGGACGCGGCGCAAGGCCTCGCCTACCTCCACGGCGCGTCCGGCTCCAGGCTCTCCCACCGGCACCTCACCTCCTCCAACATCCTCATCGACGCCGGCGGCAACGCGCGTGTCGCCGACTTCGCCATGCTCCAGCTGCTCGTGCCGGCACCACCTGAAAAGGCTCTGCAGAAGCAGGACGTGCGCGACTTCGGGGTCATCCTGCTGGAGATCCTCACGGGCCGGTCGCCGGAGGACGGCAAGGTGGACATGCCGCGGTGGGTGCGGACGGTGGTGCGGGAGGAGTGGACCTCCGAGGTGTTCGACATGGAGCTGCTGCGGGGCAGGGGCGCCGAGGACGAGATGGTGGCGCTCCTCCAGGTGGCGCTGCTCTGCGCCGCCGACGACCCGAAGGAGCGGCCGAGGATGGCGGTGGTGTCCAAGATGATCGAGGACATCAGGAACAGGGGGAGCAAGAGGAACAAGTACTCTGCTTCTCCATCGCAGGCTGGATGTTCGTACGAGTCGTCTCCTTGCGTTTCAGAGGACACAACAAAGTCCACCACTGCCTCAAGCTCTTGAGACTTGATGCACTAGTCATCACCGAGCTGTGTGCTCGTTTCTGACATTTTTCTCAAACAATGTCGTCTCGAGAAACCATGTTGGCAAAGAACATGAATTATTTGCTATGAGCAACTGATAAAACGTTTGCACCAACCAAGAGGTGTACACTTGAATGTTAATGGACTGCCCTAGCTTGAAATGTCTATTTTTAAATGCAATTTACCTTTTGTCTCGCGATATATGTTGTCATGTGTCGAGATCAAATATGATTACATCTCAAAAACAAGGAAACGCTCGTAAACACTACAGTTGTCAGGTTTCAACCAATAACCTAGAGCTTTCACCCTAAAACTCGCTTCGCTCGAAGAACACCACCGCACCAAAATCGCCATGTGCTGCCACAGCATGCTCGACTCTCTTCTATGTCTAATCTCTCCCCAACTTCCAAGCCTCCTGACTATAGGATAGATTTGGGGCGAGTCTATGGCAGCCAGCTGCTTTTATTTTCACCAACAGTCCAATCTGATTTTCCTATAGTACCAACACTTTTCACAAAAAAATAACACAAGGGCGTTCTTTTCCGctcctgtttatttttattttttttgactaCATCATGCTCCATAGCATCAAGGTTTGTAGATTGCTGATATCATGCTTGCAGCACGATTTTCGCTCGTGCTTGTTTAGTCCATAATAATAAAAACgtttttaacaaaaaaaaaaaggtatATGTTACTCCTAGTTTTGTCGAATTCTAGTTTGTGTCTGCGTGGGCCAAAACCAAGAAACAGGCCAGGAAATAAGAAAAACAAGCCCATGTAACATCTTATCGACAAGACGTCGTACATGGCCACCTGACGAACGTAGAAATCAAGAGCAACAAAGAAGGAAGAAACCTGGGGCAGATGAAAACAGCAGCAGGAAGATACTCCTTTGTAGAAAGCAAAATAAAAATCTAAGGGACAAAAACATCAGTTTATGGATTATTACAATGAACGAGGTAGACCTGGATCGACCATGAGGAAAACACTCACCTGCATCAGTGCAAATACGTGTAGTCAATTACATATCCGACCAGCATACACCATATCTAGGCTAAAATGGTACATCAAAAAGGCCTTTGCATAGAATGGGTGGGTAATGCAAATCaagatttttttttagataaaaggcattgatctgcccgactttaaattaataaagccctcagGTTTGGAACACATAGGAAGTTATTACATGCTGCGGCATACAACTTAGCCGATAATACAAGTAGAAGTAAGCATGACATAGATAGAATGACCGTGAGCCCCTTGGGTAGCCTGGACTCCCTcgcctgcccccccccccccccccccgcggaaGCGCCTAGCCATCACTTGCCACCACCTCCGCGTGAGTACGCCTTAGACGACTTGTCAGCTCCAGGATGCTTGCCTTGTCTCGGGGTTTTGCCGAACAGCTGCAAGAAGATGATAGTTTTGAATATAATGTCAGCTGGTTGGCGGATTAACTTAGACTCTATGGTAAGTTTATTGCGAATATGCCAAAGCGCCCAACTTTGAGCCATAAACAACATCCAAAGTAAGCATCGGGGTCTCCCAGCAAAACTCGAAAGGATCGAGTAGAAGTGAGCAAAGGAGGTTGGAGACCAGCTGCACCCTAACAACTATCTAACAACACTCCACATAAAGCGAGCCGGCGAGCAGGCAAAAAAGATGTGATTGACATTTTCCGGCCGGTTACACAGGGCACGGCGCCCAGAGGCCGGGCCATGGCGCGAGGCGATGAGCTCGCTCGACGGGAGCCTGCCAAGAGCAAGTTGCCAAGAGAATATCTTGATTTTGAGGGGCAGTTTGGCGGCCCAAAGGTCCTTGAAGTGGGCAACCGAGGCACCTTGGGAAAGCTTGTTGTACATGGAGTTTACCGTGAATTCTCCAGAAGGGTCAAGGCCCCAGACAATCTTATCCTGTCCCTAGCCAAGGGTAGTATTATCAAGAATTGTTTGCAGCAGTCTCCATTCTTCCGAGGCAGGCTGGCCTTTGTGCATATTGAGCATTGTGCTACTTTGGACTCAACTTCAAGCAATACACCCCGTTGAGGATATTGATGATGACATCATTTGGACCCTCTCGGTGAGTGGTCAATACTCGGTGGCCTCCGCTTATAAACACAATTTTTGGCTCAATTTCCACCCATATGAACATAATCGTTTGGAAGATTTGGGCGCATTAAAAGACCAAGTTCTTTGCACGGCTTCCCCTCCAAAATACGCTTTGGGCCGCATATAGATTGGGGAGAAGAGGGTGACCAAATTGTTGATTGTGCCCTTTATGTAAAAGAACCACATAATTGGGAGCGCACTTGTTCACGCATTGCCGTTACACCATTAGACTGCATGCTTCATCTAAGTTGATCGGGATTTTTTTCTATTGATGTTCAAGATTGGGAAACTATATATGTTGCTTGAGAATTATTGGTGGCTTCGTATGACCAGCTCACCTTCACCAAATCGAAAAGAAATGGGCTCAATAGTAGCTTGGGAGATTTGAAACGAAAGAAATGCAAGAACCTTCCATAACAACCAAGCTAATCCGACAGTGATATTTGGAAAAAAAATCAAGAAAGAGGCAAAACTTTGGGTGGCCTTGGGAGATAAATGTTTGAGTGAAATAATGGCAGGAGAGTAATCCATAGTGTATCCACTTTTGAAGTGTCTTTGTTGTAATTTATAAAATTCCTTTTCAATTAATTGAATAcgacaaagcttttgcctccattTAAAAAACAAATCTAGTCTAAAATACCCAGCAAATTTCATGTAGATAAAAATTGTATATGTCACCCTAAATTCAGGTAAACCGGTTAATTTTCAATGActcgaaaaaatcatgtatatcccAATGTAAATTTTCATGTGTATACACTATGACACCCTAGTAATTTGAGGGTAGATAAACTTTTGTATATACCATTGTGATTATCAGGTACATACAATGTAAAAATTTAGTAATTACGTATAGAAAAATGTGGATATACCATTTTAGTTATCATGTACATACATGTAAGAACCTAGTAACATACTCTAGAATAAACTTATGTATATACCATTGTAATATCACACATATACAACGTAGTAAATATCAAACGTAATGGAAGCGTTGCCCTAAACAGGGTCGCCAGGTGTGTTTATATATGCATCGGACATATAAGGATTCCGCTTCTATATGAGGGGTATAGATACAATACgatatatacagatatatacaggAGACCTCTACCAATACTATAGCTAGTCATACAAGGTatttaacactccccctcaatcaTAACT
Coding sequences within it:
- the LOC127343567 gene encoding probable inactive receptor kinase At3g08680; this translates as MALRVPLIMLALLAAACVSSPVPSPDAVPLLAFKSACAGHGIAALDSWTESSDPCSGEWRGVTCQRPSSPGHPRVRGIVLEGLGLGGNAGALAALADLPALSFLSLKNNTFTGSLHDVDFSPVAPHLKLLYLSGNAFSGRFPQSILRLRHLRRLDLAGNRLTGTIPPEIGHRLRALVTLRLARNSFVGPLPTSLEAMTMLAELNVSGNHLSGQIPKRLTAAFPASSFTGNPELCGAPMRRRCSRQQQRGDGETTRGQMGRRSSRYRWMVVVIMAAVGAAVATLIATALCAVLWWKKKRKPTTPRANSRASSTSASREETVRFDGCCEEFDVRALMMGAAEMLGKGAAATTYRVFMGGQHDVSDDHAGVVEKAEGEAVVVKRLRRREGATREDERRRRELVREMGSWRHANIVNLRAFYASAEELLLVFDYIPHGSLHDLLHENRGPARIPLDWQTRLKLAQDAAQGLAYLHGASGSRLSHRHLTSSNILIDAGGNARVADFAMLQLLVPAPPEKALQKQDVRDFGVILLEILTGRSPEDGKVDMPRWVRTVVREEWTSEVFDMELLRGRGAEDEMVALLQVALLCAADDPKERPRMAVVSKMIEDIRNRGSKRNKYSASPSQAGCSYESSPCVSEDTTKSTTASSS